The Nitrospirota bacterium genome includes the window GCGGCGATGGACCCGGATAAAGAGTCCTCTGCTGCAAGTCCAGCCCTCAGGAGGAAACAATGATCAATAACAGCATCTCAGCTGTTGGAAACCAGATTGATATAGCAACGGCATTGTACTCACTCTTGTCACTCATTTTGGGAGGTGTCGCCGGTGCTACAGTTTCTATTTTCTACAGCACACATCGCGCACGTAACGAAAGTAAATCATTGATGACTGCAATTAGCTACGAATTAATTCTTGCTTTTGAACGTTGCGTACTCTATTATGAACAAGCAAAAAAAGGTAAAATATCTTATTCAGCTCTATTTGCTTTCACAGATGCAAATATTTTCTCAAGGTTTGTATCGGTTCACAGTGACGCAAGAGTCGCTGCTGCAATAATCAATCTCAAAGCTGATTACTTTCAAATAAGCCGACATGTGGATGAAGCCTCCCGTCTTGCAGCTGGGATGGGCGTTCACGCAACGAAATCTGAAGAAGAATCAGAAAGGATGCAAGCAGCTCTAAAGGCTCAAAGCAGAGCTATGGCGTTCTTTCTGAGCTCCTATGACCGAATCATGGAGAATACAGACATACTCTTAGGAACAACTCAAAAAATGGTTCCCAGCGCCGTAGCCGATGACCTTGCTGAAAGATTTCGAAAAGGGCAAGAAAAAGTTGACAAACTGATGAGCAGTCCAAAAAAGGCGGGGCGTTAGGTTTCTGACGGGAGAGATGTGAATTGGTCAGCGATAACAGGAATATCTAGCGCGGTGATTGCACTTTGTGCCCTTGTCTTTTCCATCTGGCAAGGGAAACAGACCCAGAAGCATAATAAGCTTTCTTTCCTCCCGCATCTTACTACATGGACACAAAGCGACCCTGAGAAAGGGCTCTACACAGCTGAGTTGATGAATAATGGAACTGGCCCAGCTGTCATAGAGAGTTATTCCATAATGGTCGATGGAAAACGAATGCCTGGGGATAGAGATCAAATAGAAAATGCTTTGAAAATCATACTCCCACAACCCCTTTATCCCAGTTATACTGCTCGCCATTCCTATCTAGGGAAGGATGCCTCGTTGTCACCGAAGGAGCGGTTTACAATTGTCAGCATACAATTTCACGACCCGTTTCAGAAAGAGTTTGTGGAGAAGGCACTTGACCGAGCTGATTTGGAAATATCATATAAATCTTTCTATGAGGAGAAGTTTCATTTCTCTTCTCGAGAAGAGAAATCCTCCAAAAGACCATGATATATGAACCGACAGAAGCGTTATTATAAAAAGCTTCCCACAAAGTCCCCACATCAAAAAGACAAGGGGCCACGGCATATGCCGTGGCCCCTTGTCTTTAATGGTCGGGGCGAGCCGATTTGAACGGCCGACCTCTCGCACCCCAAGCGAGTGCGCTACCAGGCTGCGCCACGCCCCGATTCAGGAAAGCTGTTTCAGTATGTCCCGGAGCCTGTTCTTGACGTGCTGCAAAGCGTCTTCAGGCGAGTGGACAGCTTTCGGTGCCGCTTCGCCACCCCGGGGGGCTCCGCCCTCGCTCAACCTCTTGCGGACGCCCTCGATGGTGTAGCGGTCCCTGTACAGCATGTCCCGTATCCTCAGGACCAGCTCCAGGTCCTTCTTCACGTATATCCGCTGGCCCGACTTGCTCTTCCGCGGCCTCAGCAGCGGAAACTCGCTCTCCCAGTACCGCAGCACGTAGGGCTCCACCCCGGCAATCTTGCTCACTTCCCCTATCTTGTAGAAAAGCTTGTCGGGATAGGACGCGCCGGCGTCCCCGAGCTTCTTGGCCGGGGCCTTCTGCATGCTACGGCTCCTTCTCTATGCTGTCTTTGAGCTGGTTGCTGGCCTTGAAGGTGAGCACCCGGCGCGGGGTAATCTCCAGCTCCTCCCCCGTCTGGGGGTTGCGTCCTCTCCGGGGCGCCTTGTCCCGGACGTTAAAGGTGCCGAATCCGGGTATTTTCACCGACTCGCCTTCGACAAACGCCTGCCTTATCGTATCGAAGATGATTTCGATGATATCCTGAGCCTCCTTCTTCGAGAGGCCAACCTTCTCGAAAACAATCTCCACAAGGTCCGCTTTCGTCATCGCGACTCCTGTCTTTTGAGCTTTCTCGCTCCCTCA containing:
- a CDS encoding MerR family transcriptional regulator, giving the protein MQKAPAKKLGDAGASYPDKLFYKIGEVSKIAGVEPYVLRYWESEFPLLRPRKSKSGQRIYVKKDLELVLRIRDMLYRDRYTIEGVRKRLSEGGAPRGGEAAPKAVHSPEDALQHVKNRLRDILKQLS
- a CDS encoding integration host factor subunit alpha; amino-acid sequence: MTKADLVEIVFEKVGLSKKEAQDIIEIIFDTIRQAFVEGESVKIPGFGTFNVRDKAPRRGRNPQTGEELEITPRRVLTFKASNQLKDSIEKEP